In one window of Pseudomonas sp. IAC-BECa141 DNA:
- a CDS encoding LEA type 2 family protein, whose product MRRIQAVILSLLLLSLSACALFPNRDPVNINVVGLEPLPSQDLEVRFAIKLRVQNPNETAIDYNGIALDLDVNGHSLASGVSDQSGSIPRFSETIVSVPVSISAFSVLRQTLGLSQTQSLDNLPYVLRGKLAGGVFGTMRFVDSGKLSLPRASAATW is encoded by the coding sequence ATGCGCCGTATCCAAGCCGTCATCCTGTCCCTGCTTCTGCTCTCCCTCAGCGCCTGTGCGCTGTTCCCCAACCGCGACCCGGTGAACATCAACGTGGTCGGCCTCGAACCGCTGCCGAGCCAGGATCTGGAAGTGCGCTTCGCGATCAAGCTGCGGGTGCAGAATCCCAATGAAACCGCCATCGACTACAACGGCATCGCGCTGGATCTTGACGTGAACGGGCATTCCCTGGCGTCGGGTGTGAGCGATCAGAGCGGTTCGATTCCACGGTTTTCCGAAACCATTGTCAGCGTCCCGGTGAGCATTTCGGCGTTCTCGGTATTGCGCCAGACCCTGGGCCTGAGCCAGACGCAATCCCTCGACAACCTGCCTTACGTGCTGCGCGGCAAACTGGCGGGCGGCGTTTTCGGCACCATGCGTTTTGTCGACAGCGGCAAACTCAGCCTGCCGCGAGCCAGTGCCGCAACCTGGTAA
- a CDS encoding carbon-nitrogen hydrolase family protein: MPKSIVAALQIGALPGGKAETLEQILSWESAIIESGAALVVMPEALLGGYPKGEGFGTQLGYRLPEGREAFARYFANAIDVPGAETEALAGLSARTGANLVIGVIERAGSTLHCTALYFDPQAGLVAKHRKLMPTGTERLIWGKGDGSTLPVLDTQVGKLGAVICWENMMPLLRTAMYAKGIEVWCAPTVDEREMWQVSMRHIAHEGRCFVVSACQVQASPNELGVEIANWPGDRPLIAGGSVIVGPMGDVLAGPLRGEAGLLTAEIDTDELVRARYDYDVVGHYARPDVFELSVDERAKPGVRFTA, encoded by the coding sequence ATGCCCAAATCAATCGTTGCCGCCCTGCAGATCGGCGCCTTGCCCGGTGGCAAGGCTGAAACCCTGGAACAGATCCTGAGCTGGGAAAGCGCAATCATCGAATCCGGCGCCGCGCTGGTGGTGATGCCCGAAGCGTTGCTTGGCGGTTACCCGAAAGGCGAGGGCTTCGGCACCCAGCTGGGTTATCGCTTGCCGGAAGGCCGCGAAGCCTTCGCCCGTTATTTCGCCAACGCCATTGATGTGCCGGGCGCGGAAACCGAAGCGCTGGCCGGGCTGTCGGCGCGCACCGGGGCCAACCTGGTGATCGGCGTGATCGAACGGGCCGGCAGCACCTTGCATTGCACTGCGCTGTATTTCGACCCGCAGGCCGGTCTGGTGGCCAAGCACCGCAAACTGATGCCGACCGGCACCGAACGGCTGATCTGGGGCAAGGGCGACGGTTCGACGCTGCCGGTGCTCGATACACAGGTCGGCAAGCTCGGTGCGGTGATTTGCTGGGAAAACATGATGCCGCTGCTGCGCACGGCGATGTACGCCAAGGGCATCGAGGTCTGGTGTGCGCCGACTGTAGACGAGCGCGAGATGTGGCAGGTCAGCATGCGCCACATTGCCCATGAAGGGCGCTGCTTTGTGGTCAGCGCTTGTCAGGTGCAGGCCTCGCCGAATGAACTGGGCGTAGAAATCGCCAACTGGCCGGGGGATCGACCGCTGATCGCCGGCGGCAGCGTGATCGTCGGGCCGATGGGCGACGTATTGGCCGGGCCGTTACGCGGCGAGGCCGGCTTGCTCACCGCCGAGATCGATACCGATGAACTGGTGCGGGCCCGCTATGACTACGACGTGGTCGGCCACTATGCACGACCGGATGTGTTCGAGCTGAGCGTGGATGAGCGCGCCAAACCCGGTGTTCGCTTCACCGCTTGA
- a CDS encoding helix-turn-helix transcriptional regulator gives MSRTTRLLTLLQVLRGKKRPVTAATLASELEISERTLYRDIAELTALGAPIHGEAGIGYVLRSGLFLPPLMLNADETEAIVLGLRYVDQRGDEVLSKAAADALAKIAAVLDPQAQEALRNPTVMPGPPGYGFPQNAVPLNVFRHAIRDQAKLHIDYADAQQVQSQRLIWPLALGFLNEVRIIVAWCELRGAYRTFRTDRIAAASLQGERYPGRRSDLLRTWQRQMQLDENGRFTPDKN, from the coding sequence GTGTCGCGAACCACTCGATTGTTGACCCTGCTGCAAGTGCTGCGCGGCAAGAAACGTCCGGTGACCGCCGCGACGCTGGCGTCCGAGCTGGAAATCTCTGAACGCACCCTCTATCGCGACATCGCCGAACTGACCGCACTGGGTGCGCCGATCCACGGCGAGGCGGGCATCGGTTACGTGTTGCGCAGCGGTCTGTTTCTGCCACCGCTGATGCTCAACGCCGACGAGACCGAAGCCATCGTGCTGGGCCTGCGTTATGTCGATCAGCGTGGTGACGAGGTACTGAGCAAGGCAGCGGCGGATGCACTGGCGAAAATCGCGGCAGTGCTGGACCCGCAGGCTCAGGAAGCGCTGCGCAATCCGACCGTCATGCCCGGGCCACCGGGTTACGGTTTTCCGCAAAACGCAGTGCCCTTGAACGTTTTCCGCCACGCGATTCGCGATCAGGCCAAGTTGCACATCGATTACGCCGATGCGCAGCAGGTCCAGAGCCAGCGCTTGATCTGGCCGCTGGCGCTGGGCTTTCTCAACGAGGTGCGAATCATCGTCGCGTGGTGTGAGTTGCGCGGCGCCTATCGCACCTTTCGCACCGACCGGATCGCCGCCGCCAGCTTGCAGGGCGAGCGCTATCCGGGGCGTCGCAGCGACCTGTTGCGCACCTGGCAGCGGCAGATGCAACTGGACGAAAACGGCCGTTTCACTCCTGACAAGAATTGA
- a CDS encoding Ldh family oxidoreductase, protein MSAPHDHAVSSTVSLDELTQLLETIFTRHGTSAEVARTLAANCANAERDGAHSHGVFRIPGYVSTLNSGWVNGKAVPKVEDVASGFVSVDAGNGFAQPALAAARALLVEKARSAGIALLAIRNSHHFAALWPDVEPFADEGLVALSVVNSMTCVVPHGADRPLFGTNPIAFAAPRADGAPIVFDLATSAIAHGDVQIAARKGEKLPAGMGVDSLGQPTCDPKAILEGGALLPFGGHKGSALSMMVELLAAALTGGNFSFEFDWKNHPGAKTPWTGQLLIVIDPSKTSGQSFAERSQELVRQMHGVGLKRLPGDRRHLQRAKSLAKGIELDQQTLSQLRELAGE, encoded by the coding sequence ATGTCTGCGCCACACGATCATGCGGTCTCGTCCACGGTTTCGCTGGACGAGCTGACTCAATTGCTGGAAACGATTTTCACCCGTCACGGCACCTCGGCCGAAGTCGCCAGAACGCTGGCCGCCAATTGCGCCAACGCCGAGCGGGACGGTGCTCACAGTCACGGCGTATTCCGGATTCCCGGATATGTCTCTACGCTCAACAGCGGCTGGGTCAACGGCAAGGCTGTGCCAAAGGTCGAGGATGTGGCTTCAGGTTTCGTCAGCGTCGATGCCGGCAACGGTTTTGCTCAACCTGCGCTGGCGGCGGCCCGTGCATTGCTGGTGGAAAAGGCCCGCAGTGCCGGGATCGCCCTATTGGCGATCCGCAATTCCCATCACTTTGCCGCGCTGTGGCCGGACGTCGAGCCTTTTGCCGACGAGGGCCTGGTGGCGCTGAGCGTGGTCAACAGCATGACCTGCGTGGTACCCCACGGCGCCGACCGGCCACTGTTCGGCACCAACCCGATTGCCTTTGCCGCTCCACGGGCCGACGGCGCGCCGATCGTCTTCGATCTGGCCACCAGCGCCATCGCCCATGGCGACGTGCAGATCGCCGCGCGCAAGGGCGAGAAACTGCCGGCGGGCATGGGCGTCGACAGCCTCGGTCAGCCGACCTGCGACCCGAAAGCGATTCTGGAAGGCGGCGCATTGCTGCCGTTCGGCGGGCACAAGGGCTCGGCGCTGTCGATGATGGTGGAGTTGCTCGCCGCCGCGCTGACCGGCGGCAATTTTTCGTTCGAATTCGACTGGAAGAACCATCCGGGCGCCAAGACGCCATGGACTGGCCAACTGCTGATCGTGATCGACCCGAGCAAGACCTCCGGGCAAAGCTTCGCCGAACGCAGTCAGGAACTCGTGCGGCAGATGCACGGGGTAGGGCTCAAGCGCTTGCCGGGAGATCGGCGGCATTTGCAGCGGGCCAAGTCATTGGCCAAAGGAATCGAGCTGGATCAGCAGACCCTGTCACAGTTGCGAGAACTGGCCGGCGAATGA
- a CDS encoding nucleobase:cation symporter-2 family protein: MTVSEKVPRNNDLIYGLNDRPHFTATVFAALQHVLASFVGIITPTLIMGGALGLQSEIPYLISMALFVSGLGTFVQAKRFGPVGSGLLCLQGTSFSFISVILSAGFMVKARGGGTDEILSTIFGVCFFAAFIEVVLSQFIGKLRMLITPVVTGTIITLMGLSLIKVAMTDIAGGFGAADLGAGSHVFLAALVLATIVVLNRVDVPFLRLGAIVIGLTLGYVVAWLMGAVDFANLPEVPVVSVPVPFKYGFNFDWVAFVPVAVIFLVSPLEAAGDLTANSMISRQPVKGPLYIRRIKSGLLADGLNSAMAAVFNSMPMVTFAQNNGVIQLTGVASRYVAFFIAGLLVVLGLFPMIGAVLQLMPKPVLGGAELVMFGTVAVAGIKILAEAGLHRRNMLIVAISVGMGLGIAAVPEVLRELPQALRNIFESPITVGALCAIVLNIFLPEEFIELEEDDFDPEASILQVMENPDLPAKAEPASKAAVAHLNR, translated from the coding sequence ATGACCGTCTCTGAAAAAGTCCCGCGCAACAACGATCTGATCTACGGCCTCAACGACCGTCCGCACTTCACCGCAACGGTGTTTGCCGCCCTGCAACATGTGCTGGCCAGCTTCGTCGGCATCATCACCCCGACCCTGATCATGGGCGGCGCCCTCGGCCTGCAAAGCGAAATTCCATACCTGATCAGCATGGCGCTATTCGTCTCGGGCCTCGGCACCTTCGTTCAGGCCAAACGCTTCGGCCCGGTCGGTTCGGGGCTGTTGTGCCTGCAAGGCACGAGTTTTTCCTTTATCAGCGTGATTCTCAGCGCCGGTTTCATGGTCAAGGCCCGGGGCGGCGGCACCGATGAGATCCTCTCGACGATCTTCGGCGTGTGCTTCTTCGCTGCCTTCATCGAAGTGGTGCTGAGCCAGTTCATCGGCAAGCTGCGCATGCTGATCACCCCCGTGGTGACCGGCACCATCATCACCCTGATGGGCCTGTCGCTGATCAAAGTGGCAATGACCGACATTGCCGGCGGCTTCGGCGCGGCGGATCTGGGCGCGGGCAGCCATGTGTTCCTGGCGGCGCTGGTACTTGCCACCATCGTGGTGTTGAACAGGGTCGACGTGCCATTCCTGCGCCTGGGTGCGATCGTCATCGGTCTGACCCTCGGCTACGTGGTGGCGTGGCTGATGGGCGCCGTGGATTTTGCCAACCTGCCGGAAGTACCAGTGGTCAGCGTGCCGGTGCCGTTCAAGTACGGTTTCAACTTCGACTGGGTGGCGTTCGTGCCGGTGGCGGTGATTTTCCTGGTGTCGCCGCTGGAAGCCGCCGGTGACCTGACTGCCAACTCGATGATTTCCCGGCAACCGGTCAAAGGCCCGCTGTACATCCGCCGGATCAAGTCCGGGCTGCTGGCCGACGGCCTCAACTCGGCCATGGCCGCGGTGTTCAACAGCATGCCGATGGTGACCTTCGCCCAGAACAACGGGGTGATTCAGCTCACCGGCGTTGCCAGCCGTTACGTGGCGTTCTTCATCGCCGGGCTGTTGGTGGTGCTGGGGCTGTTCCCGATGATCGGCGCGGTGCTGCAACTGATGCCGAAACCGGTGCTCGGCGGCGCCGAACTGGTGATGTTCGGCACCGTGGCCGTGGCCGGGATCAAGATCCTCGCCGAAGCCGGCCTGCATCGGCGCAACATGCTGATCGTGGCAATTTCCGTCGGCATGGGCCTTGGCATTGCCGCCGTGCCGGAAGTGCTGCGTGAACTGCCGCAGGCGCTGCGCAACATCTTCGAATCGCCGATCACCGTTGGCGCGCTGTGTGCGATCGTGCTGAACATCTTCCTGCCGGAAGAATTCATCGAACTGGAAGAAGATGACTTCGACCCGGAAGCCTCTATCCTTCAGGTCATGGAAAACCCCGACCTGCCGGCCAAAGCTGAACCCGCATCAAAGGCCGCTGTCGCACACTTGAACCGTTGA
- a CDS encoding polyamine ABC transporter substrate-binding protein, with protein sequence MAPVFKLCLPALLLTVSIAVQAEEKTLNLYSWADYVAPETLQRFEKETGIHVRYDTFDTSEVLETKLLTGGSGYDVVVPSSSVLARGLAAGALKEIPHEGLKGYANLDPDLLEKLAAVDPGNRYGVPYTWGTLGLGMNVEAVKQRLPDAPLNSLDLLFKPEYASKLKDCGIAILDSPQEVIGLALHYLGKDPYSTDKTDLAAAEALLQKLQPSVLYVATGRQINDLANGSVCLALTYNGDASMAADQARKANKPFEVAYRIPREGTLVWQDNLAIPKDAPHPEAARTFIEFMLRPESVAALTNTLFFATANQAATPLVDEAVRNDPDIYPKPEVRERLYADRSMSLKDMRQRTRLWTTFRSRQ encoded by the coding sequence ATGGCTCCCGTCTTCAAGCTGTGTTTGCCCGCTTTGTTGCTTACCGTCTCCATCGCTGTCCAGGCGGAAGAAAAAACGCTCAATCTTTACAGTTGGGCCGATTACGTGGCGCCGGAAACCCTGCAGCGCTTCGAAAAGGAAACCGGCATTCACGTGCGCTACGACACTTTCGATACCTCAGAGGTGCTCGAGACCAAACTACTGACCGGCGGCAGCGGTTATGACGTGGTGGTGCCTTCGTCCAGTGTGCTGGCCCGTGGATTGGCGGCGGGTGCGCTCAAGGAAATCCCCCACGAAGGACTCAAGGGTTACGCCAATCTCGATCCGGATCTGTTGGAAAAACTGGCGGCGGTCGATCCCGGCAACCGCTACGGCGTGCCTTACACCTGGGGCACGTTGGGGCTGGGCATGAACGTCGAGGCGGTCAAACAGCGGCTGCCGGACGCGCCGCTCAACAGCCTTGATCTGCTGTTCAAACCCGAATACGCCAGCAAACTCAAGGATTGCGGGATCGCGATTCTCGACTCGCCGCAGGAGGTGATCGGCCTCGCGCTGCACTACCTCGGTAAAGATCCCTACAGCACCGACAAGACCGATCTGGCCGCCGCCGAAGCCTTGTTGCAGAAGTTGCAGCCTTCTGTTCTGTACGTCGCCACTGGCCGGCAGATCAACGATCTGGCCAACGGTAGCGTCTGCCTGGCGCTGACCTACAACGGTGACGCGAGCATGGCCGCCGATCAGGCCCGCAAGGCCAACAAGCCGTTTGAGGTGGCTTACCGGATTCCCAGGGAAGGCACGCTGGTGTGGCAGGACAACCTCGCGATCCCCAAAGACGCGCCGCACCCCGAAGCTGCGCGCACCTTCATCGAGTTCATGTTGCGCCCCGAATCCGTGGCGGCGCTGACCAATACGCTGTTCTTCGCCACCGCCAACCAGGCCGCCACGCCGTTGGTGGATGAAGCGGTGCGCAACGATCCGGACATTTACCCGAAACCCGAAGTGCGCGAGCGGCTGTACGCCGATCGCAGCATGAGCCTCAAGGACATGCGCCAGCGCACACGGCTGTGGACCACTTTCCGCAGCCGCCAATAA
- a CDS encoding LysR family transcriptional regulator, giving the protein MNHMNIVTVDLNLLKVFEALHEESSASRAALRLGVTQSAVSAALRRLREVYGDQLFVRTGRGLAPTLKANQLKPVVSDALNKCRQSLAMVDPTANHYDGRSVTVGLSDDFEIAYGRRLIEEIARRAPKLRLIFRQTHSQIVARALMERSIDLAITAGGFAERLLSRQVLGEGGYACLVDPASLTPGQQQIDLEEFVTREHLLVSSGGFIGITDEGLAALGRSRRVCASTTHFAALPHLLKGSDAVATIPTHAAQAIASLSGLALLPCPLALPRYPIELGWRTSTQIDPVVLTVREAIATSFGAE; this is encoded by the coding sequence ATGAACCATATGAATATCGTGACCGTCGACCTCAATCTGCTGAAAGTTTTCGAAGCGCTACATGAAGAGTCCAGCGCCAGCCGCGCAGCGTTGCGTCTGGGCGTGACCCAGTCAGCGGTCAGCGCAGCGTTGCGGCGGTTGCGTGAGGTGTATGGCGATCAGTTGTTCGTGCGCACTGGCCGGGGTCTGGCGCCAACCCTTAAGGCCAATCAGTTGAAACCAGTCGTCAGCGATGCCCTGAACAAATGCCGGCAAAGCCTGGCAATGGTCGATCCGACCGCCAATCACTACGACGGACGCTCGGTCACCGTGGGCCTCTCCGACGATTTCGAAATCGCTTACGGCCGCCGTCTGATCGAGGAAATCGCCCGCCGCGCACCGAAACTGCGGCTGATCTTCCGCCAGACCCACAGCCAGATCGTCGCCCGGGCGCTGATGGAGCGCAGCATCGATCTGGCGATCACCGCCGGCGGGTTTGCCGAGCGGCTGCTCAGTCGTCAGGTGCTGGGCGAAGGGGGTTACGCGTGTCTGGTGGATCCGGCAAGTCTGACGCCGGGCCAGCAGCAGATCGATCTGGAGGAATTCGTCACCCGCGAGCATCTTCTGGTGTCGTCGGGCGGTTTTATCGGGATCACCGATGAAGGGCTGGCGGCGCTGGGCCGCAGTCGCCGGGTCTGCGCCTCGACCACGCACTTCGCGGCGTTGCCGCACCTGCTCAAGGGCAGCGATGCCGTGGCGACCATTCCCACTCACGCGGCGCAGGCCATTGCCTCGCTGAGCGGGCTGGCGTTGCTGCCCTGCCCATTGGCGTTGCCGCGTTATCCGATCGAACTGGGCTGGCGCACCAGCACCCAGATCGATCCGGTGGTGCTGACGGTACGTGAAGCGATTGCCACCAGTTTCGGGGCCGAGTGA
- the speB gene encoding agmatinase, with the protein MDVPMQNDQALTRDSLFGTAAESTYAGITSFMRRRYSRDLRGVDVAVSGVPFDTATSNRPGARFGPRGIRAASTGIAWERHWPWAFDPFDHLAVIDYGDCDFDYGSPHTIPESIEAHAEHILSSGSAMLTFGGDHFISYPLLKAHARKHGALSLIHFDAHSDTWPDEGGKRVDHGTMFWHAAREGLVDPARSVQIGLRTTNDDHQGFQVLDARQVHRRGCEAIVEAIRARVGDNPVYLTFDIDCLDPAFAPGTGTPVCGGLSTVQALEILGGLRGINLVGMDVVEVAPAYDHADVTSLAAATLAMEMLCLYAARHKVDA; encoded by the coding sequence ATGGACGTGCCAATGCAAAACGATCAGGCCCTGACCCGTGACAGCCTTTTCGGCACCGCAGCCGAAAGCACCTACGCCGGTATCACCAGTTTCATGCGCCGGCGCTACAGCCGCGACCTGCGCGGCGTGGACGTGGCGGTCAGCGGTGTGCCGTTCGACACCGCCACCAGCAATCGCCCCGGCGCACGGTTCGGGCCGCGCGGGATTCGTGCAGCGTCCACCGGGATTGCCTGGGAACGGCACTGGCCATGGGCGTTCGACCCGTTCGATCATCTGGCGGTGATCGATTACGGCGATTGCGACTTCGATTACGGCTCGCCGCACACCATCCCGGAAAGCATTGAAGCCCACGCCGAACACATTCTGAGCTCCGGCAGCGCCATGCTCACCTTTGGCGGCGATCACTTCATCAGCTATCCGCTGCTCAAGGCCCACGCGCGCAAGCACGGCGCGCTGTCGCTGATCCACTTCGATGCCCACAGCGACACCTGGCCTGACGAGGGCGGCAAACGGGTCGATCACGGCACCATGTTCTGGCACGCAGCGCGGGAAGGGCTGGTGGATCCGGCGCGTTCGGTGCAGATCGGTTTGCGTACCACCAACGACGATCATCAGGGCTTTCAGGTGCTGGACGCGCGGCAGGTGCATCGTCGGGGCTGCGAGGCGATTGTCGAGGCCATTCGCGCGCGGGTCGGAGATAACCCGGTGTACCTGACGTTCGACATCGATTGCCTGGATCCGGCCTTTGCGCCGGGCACCGGTACGCCGGTCTGCGGCGGCCTGAGCACGGTGCAGGCGCTGGAGATTCTGGGCGGCCTGCGCGGGATCAATCTGGTGGGCATGGACGTGGTGGAAGTGGCCCCGGCCTATGATCATGCGGACGTGACGTCGCTGGCGGCGGCAACCCTGGCCATGGAGATGCTTTGCCTGTACGCGGCCAGGCACAAAGTCGACGCGTGA
- a CDS encoding DUF883 family protein — protein sequence MARKTAVQAAEDQIKDQAFSELQALIEESEKLLKSSASLVGEEAETLRGQIAQKLQLALDSVTNVRDRTKPAVDATESYIGGHPWQTVAISAGFGLVVGLLLGRR from the coding sequence ATGGCCCGGAAAACCGCCGTTCAAGCCGCCGAAGACCAAATCAAGGACCAGGCCTTCAGCGAACTTCAGGCGCTGATCGAAGAGTCGGAAAAACTGCTCAAGAGCAGTGCCTCGCTGGTCGGCGAAGAAGCGGAGACCCTGCGCGGTCAAATCGCCCAGAAGTTGCAGCTGGCCCTGGATTCGGTCACCAACGTGCGTGACCGCACCAAACCCGCGGTAGACGCCACCGAGAGTTACATCGGCGGGCACCCGTGGCAGACCGTGGCGATTTCCGCCGGTTTCGGTCTGGTGGTCGGATTGCTGCTCGGTCGCCGCTGA
- a CDS encoding GNAT family N-acetyltransferase, which translates to MQDTPTLYTERLILRPLELADAEAIQQQFPHWEVVRYLNVFVPWPYPDDGALTYLRDIALPAIAAGKEWHWTLRLKSAPEQLIGNISLMDEPDNHRGFWLAPAWQGQGLMTEASEAVTRYWFETLDQPLMRVPKAAPNLGSRKLSERTGMRLIRTDEDDFVSGRFPREIWEITREEWQRQRLKR; encoded by the coding sequence ATGCAAGATACGCCCACGCTGTATACCGAACGGCTGATTCTGCGCCCGCTTGAGCTGGCGGATGCCGAGGCCATCCAGCAACAATTTCCCCATTGGGAAGTGGTGCGTTATCTGAACGTCTTCGTGCCCTGGCCGTATCCGGACGACGGCGCCCTCACCTATCTGCGCGACATTGCGCTGCCTGCCATTGCGGCGGGCAAAGAGTGGCACTGGACGCTTCGTCTCAAGTCGGCACCTGAGCAATTGATCGGCAACATCAGCCTGATGGACGAGCCGGACAACCATCGCGGGTTCTGGCTCGCCCCGGCCTGGCAGGGCCAGGGTTTGATGACCGAAGCCAGCGAAGCCGTGACCCGCTACTGGTTCGAAACCCTCGATCAACCGTTGATGCGCGTGCCGAAAGCCGCGCCGAACCTTGGTTCGCGCAAGCTCTCGGAGCGTACCGGCATGCGCTTGATCCGCACCGACGAGGATGACTTCGTCAGCGGCCGCTTCCCACGGGAAATCTGGGAAATCACCCGTGAGGAGTGGCAACGGCAACGCCTCAAGCGGTGA
- a CDS encoding nuclear transport factor 2 family protein yields the protein MFHPTSILAPAIVEYINAANARDTSRVGSFFAEDAHVFDEGHHQVGPQAIADWMQDTARRYQPRVEVLGVQQRTGKVLVQGLISGTFPGSPLELRYTFRLNEQGKIARLDISA from the coding sequence ATGTTCCATCCCACCTCGATACTCGCCCCGGCCATCGTTGAATACATCAACGCCGCCAATGCTCGCGATACGTCCCGGGTCGGCAGTTTTTTTGCCGAGGATGCCCATGTGTTCGACGAAGGCCATCATCAGGTCGGCCCGCAGGCCATTGCCGACTGGATGCAAGACACCGCCCGGCGCTATCAGCCACGGGTCGAAGTGCTCGGTGTGCAGCAGCGCACCGGCAAAGTGCTGGTGCAAGGGCTGATTTCCGGGACCTTTCCCGGCAGCCCGCTGGAGCTGCGCTACACCTTTCGCCTGAACGAGCAGGGCAAAATCGCACGGCTGGATATTTCCGCGTAG
- a CDS encoding LysR family transcriptional regulator: protein MLGQLHDVDLQLLRLFLGVVESNGFSAAQGELGLSQSSISQQMAKLETRLGYRVCNRGKGGFSLTPKGEQLLIAARSLFDSIETFRHQSNGVAGRLIGEVRLGLSEAVDHSVLQRVAEAIRRFRERDESVRIELISAMPGEMERLLLQQRLDLAIGYFSQVQSAFDYRELFSETQHLYCAPGHPLFTDEAPDDAVLQACDRVDHPYRFLRSDEPFQGKVCSARSEQVEGTLAFILSGKHVGYLPNHYARQWQDKGLLRPVREGELSFDVAFHLARHRAQVPGDAQKAFEEDLLSAFGRT, encoded by the coding sequence ATGCTCGGCCAGCTCCACGATGTCGATCTTCAGCTTCTGCGGCTGTTTCTCGGAGTGGTCGAATCCAACGGTTTCAGCGCCGCGCAGGGTGAGCTGGGCCTGAGCCAGTCGAGCATCAGCCAGCAAATGGCCAAACTAGAGACGCGCCTTGGCTATCGGGTGTGCAACCGGGGCAAGGGCGGTTTCAGCCTCACTCCCAAAGGCGAGCAACTGCTGATTGCCGCTCGCAGCCTGTTCGACTCGATAGAAACCTTCCGTCATCAATCCAACGGCGTCGCCGGGCGCCTGATCGGTGAAGTGCGGCTGGGCCTCTCGGAGGCGGTCGACCACTCGGTGCTGCAACGGGTGGCCGAGGCGATCCGGCGCTTTCGCGAGCGGGACGAATCGGTGCGCATCGAGCTGATCAGCGCCATGCCCGGCGAAATGGAGCGTCTGTTGCTGCAACAGCGGCTGGACCTAGCCATCGGTTACTTCTCCCAGGTGCAGAGCGCGTTCGACTACCGCGAGCTATTCAGCGAAACCCAGCATTTGTATTGCGCGCCCGGCCATCCGCTGTTTACCGACGAGGCGCCCGATGACGCGGTTTTGCAGGCCTGCGACCGGGTCGATCACCCCTACCGGTTTCTGCGCAGTGACGAGCCGTTTCAGGGCAAGGTCTGTTCGGCGCGTTCGGAACAGGTCGAAGGCACCCTCGCCTTCATTTTGTCCGGCAAACACGTCGGTTATCTGCCGAACCATTACGCCCGCCAATGGCAGGACAAAGGCCTGTTGCGCCCGGTGCGCGAAGGCGAGTTGAGCTTTGACGTGGCGTTCCATCTGGCCCGGCATCGGGCGCAGGTGCCGGGAGATGCGCAGAAGGCTTTTGAAGAAGACCTGCTGTCAGCCTTTGGTCGAACCTGA